The sequence TGATGACGTTGCCCTGCGGCCCGTTCGACACTCGAAGCGGACCTGATAGATACTATTGTCTGGCATGAATCGTTCCCCGTGCCCGGTTGCGGGTCGGCTCAATAGACAGACTGTCTTCAGAGCCGGGCGGTAACGGCAGGATTGTAAGGTTGACTGCGTCAGAATCAGGCATCCATTTCGTTGGTGCTATGCTTCACGCTCGCTGGTTGTCTTCCGGCTTCGAGGTCCGCGATCAAATCCAATAGACCCGCCACTTCCCAAGCCCGATTCCGAGGTGCTGAAGTGAGCGGCAGAAGTACACCCACATTCTCCAATAACTTGAAAGCCTCGTAAACGGCAGCTTTTGCTCGACCTGTCACGGCGGTTGCCACGGGCGCCGTTATGACGGGGTGCGCCGGTAGAATTTCGAGGATTGCCCAAACCGCCGCGTTGGCTCGAGGCGAATGGGCAGAAGCCTTCACGCGGTTTCGCCATTCGTCAGTCAACGAAGCAACGGCGCTTAAACAGGCTTTAGCGAGATAGGCAGCCTTCGTTGTCGCGGCAGCAAAATGCTCGATCCATTTCTCGAGGCCCGAGCCGCGAAAGCTGGTCAAGCCAGCGATGTACCTGTCCTTCGAGGCTGCGAGGGCCACACTGACTGGTGGAACGTAGTTTGGCGTCATCCCCCTCCTCTTGAAAACTACATGGATCAACGCTCGACCCGTGCGGCCGTTGCCGTCACCGAACGGGTGGATCGTCTCGAACTGCGCGTGCACCAGGGCAGACTGAACGAGCGGTGGCAACAAATCATCATTTATTGCCGAGCACAAATCCTCCAGCAGCGGCATCACGTCCCCGGGTGGTGGCGGGACGAAGGCGGCGCCACACGGGTTATAGTCATTCCCACCAATCCAGTTTTGCTCGGTGCGAATTTTTCCAGCCAGGTGGCTGTGCTCCGATTGCTCCATCAAGCGACGGTGAATCGCAGTTATCTCTTGCACTCCGAACTTCGGCACGTCTGCCGCTTCCTCTACAGCGAGGATCATCGCGTCGATGTTGGCCAGGATTTCCTGCGCGGTCTGGCTCGACTTGATTCCCATATCCGCCTTTGCCTCAGCGCGCGCGAGTTCTCTAACCCCCAGCTGCATCCCTTCGATTTTGGACGAG is a genomic window of Gemmatimonadaceae bacterium containing:
- a CDS encoding Fic family protein, translated to MVARNWEYNPHLDAPPKYRRACHYEAFIPEPLGSLKFSLEASVAGVGSEAEEAIRSLNLNAVPVLRPLARLLLRTESIASSKIEGMQLGVRELARAEAKADMGIKSSQTAQEILANIDAMILAVEEAADVPKFGVQEITAIHRRLMEQSEHSHLAGKIRTEQNWIGGNDYNPCGAAFVPPPPGDVMPLLEDLCSAINDDLLPPLVQSALVHAQFETIHPFGDGNGRTGRALIHVVFKRRGMTPNYVPPVSVALAASKDRYIAGLTSFRGSGLEKWIEHFAAATTKAAYLAKACLSAVASLTDEWRNRVKASAHSPRANAAVWAILEILPAHPVITAPVATAVTGRAKAAVYEAFKLLENVGVLLPLTSAPRNRAWEVAGLLDLIADLEAGRQPASVKHSTNEMDA